In Pseudofrankia saprophytica, one genomic interval encodes:
- a CDS encoding zinc-dependent alcohol dehydrogenase has product MKAVRGHQGRPIVVDVDDVPGWDDGELLTMAVAGICASDFAYLRLGTRFILGHELAGWKADGTPALVEGLFGCGECGFCLEGRNNLCAQSTRKALGIMQNGGMVEQFRVPAHKVLDLPAGLDISNASLAEPASVSWHGVRLGGTAPGRTVAVVGGGSIGQLAAAAAQAQGADEVVLEARYRHQHEIRERLGAAEPEPGTLYDVVIEAAGSPSSLQRSIELVKPGGTVSLLGVHHGGLDVPYSALLTKEVTLVASMGYCGHAGKREMLEAAKMLAARPEIPDSLITHRFPIEDAAEAFRVASDRESGAIKVVVDVA; this is encoded by the coding sequence ATGAAGGCAGTCCGAGGGCATCAGGGCCGGCCCATCGTCGTCGACGTCGACGACGTGCCCGGCTGGGACGACGGCGAGCTGCTGACCATGGCCGTTGCCGGGATCTGCGCCTCGGACTTCGCCTACCTGCGTCTCGGGACCCGGTTCATCCTCGGCCACGAGCTCGCCGGGTGGAAGGCGGACGGGACGCCCGCGCTGGTGGAGGGCCTGTTCGGCTGCGGGGAGTGCGGCTTCTGCCTGGAGGGCCGGAACAACCTCTGCGCCCAGTCCACCAGGAAGGCGCTCGGCATCATGCAGAACGGCGGCATGGTGGAGCAGTTCCGGGTACCGGCCCACAAGGTCCTCGACCTGCCGGCGGGGCTCGACATCTCGAACGCGTCGCTCGCCGAGCCCGCCTCGGTGTCCTGGCACGGGGTTCGGCTCGGCGGGACCGCGCCGGGACGGACGGTCGCCGTCGTCGGCGGCGGATCGATCGGCCAGCTGGCCGCGGCCGCGGCCCAGGCCCAGGGCGCCGACGAGGTGGTGCTCGAGGCCCGCTACCGCCATCAGCACGAGATCCGCGAGCGGCTGGGGGCCGCGGAGCCCGAGCCCGGGACGCTCTACGACGTGGTGATCGAGGCCGCCGGATCGCCCAGCTCGCTGCAGCGCAGCATCGAGCTGGTCAAGCCGGGAGGGACCGTATCGCTCCTGGGCGTCCACCATGGTGGCCTCGACGTGCCGTACTCGGCCCTGCTGACCAAGGAAGTGACGCTGGTCGCGTCGATGGGGTACTGCGGGCATGCCGGAAAGCGGGAGATGCTCGAAGCCGCGAAGATGCTCGCCGCACGCCCCGAGATCCCGGACTCGCTCATAACCCATCGTTTCCCGATCGAGGACGCGGCCGAGGCATTCCGGGTGGCCAGCGACCGCGAGTCGGGTGCCATCAAGGTCGTCGTCGACGTCGCCTGA
- a CDS encoding SDR family oxidoreductase produces MIPWIGIGTSDAAVDAALDAVLQADFLERIRAALGPDIENAGLAYAWAKRGVVRLVRREAVRLGPVGARVCSVSPGTIDTPMVAAEEANDVQLDALVRRTPLGRRGLPEEVAAVVAFLLLDEASFVNGTDVLIDGGVCASFAEPSLFAEL; encoded by the coding sequence TTGATCCCGTGGATCGGAATCGGGACGTCCGACGCGGCGGTCGACGCCGCGCTCGACGCGGTGCTTCAGGCGGATTTCCTCGAACGCATCCGCGCCGCTCTCGGGCCCGACATCGAGAACGCCGGCCTCGCCTACGCCTGGGCGAAGCGGGGCGTCGTCCGGCTCGTGCGGCGCGAGGCGGTGCGGCTGGGCCCGGTCGGCGCCCGGGTCTGCTCGGTATCGCCCGGCACGATCGACACCCCGATGGTGGCCGCTGAGGAAGCGAACGACGTCCAGCTCGACGCGCTGGTCAGACGCACGCCGCTGGGCCGCAGAGGCCTTCCCGAGGAGGTCGCCGCGGTGGTCGCGTTCCTCCTCTTGGACGAGGCCAGCTTCGTCAACGGGACCGACGTGCTCATCGACGGCGGGGTCTGCGCCTCGTTCGCCGAGCCTTCCCTGTTCGCCGAGCTGTAA
- a CDS encoding MFS transporter, whose protein sequence is MTADEGLQAPAPWSAAMTRPRGGGGGAALPLSGWLLALAVAVAFADASIVVLAAPELLAEYDSTVSAVSWVVTGYNVAIVLAAVPVLLLVRRRGWLALTALGLVVFLLASLGCATAGSLGSLTWLRVIQGAGAALLLAGSLPLLARLAGSDQAGLAAWSAAAAVGSALGPAAGGLLTEVFSWRAIFFVQAPLAAAAIVALPRAARARPLPVRGATPDSPGQPWPAGSAGPAGSAGPAGPAGPSGPLGSPGPARTSEMRPSRLIAAHVALALVSAALVGALFLVILLMINGWGATPLTAAAVATVLPLGTLASRYVTAGRRPRTLALAGCLTVAGGLASLALVPDKGWATAAAALAVTGFGLGLAVPTLTEASIRVGPRLAFDGTVSVVARHVGLVLALAAVTPLLASSLGARLDDAVVAGTEAGLREPVPLASKVSLARTLGEALGDTPAGELPDLDEVFEQVAPDGSLDTLQHTLSGIITTAVTGAFRNSFALCALCALLALVPASRIGPGRWSVPAPRGPTSRPAGPTRPAGPARTGGPAGSARLGRATRAVAVVLSPVLAIGLAASTLRSGGRGGLSVPDPCTTQPAFALGGADGFVQQLALDTLDGAACELRTSRAALLLTLLPESGQPRLPLTNDELTPAVRHGLDHAVDRRADDGDLPGWSATVLRLAIRVSPVGWLVDQLRSD, encoded by the coding sequence GTGACCGCCGACGAAGGACTTCAGGCGCCGGCTCCCTGGTCCGCGGCGATGACTCGACCACGCGGCGGTGGCGGTGGGGCGGCGCTGCCGTTGTCGGGCTGGCTGCTGGCGCTCGCCGTGGCGGTCGCCTTCGCGGACGCCTCGATCGTGGTGCTCGCGGCGCCGGAGCTGCTCGCCGAGTACGACTCGACCGTTTCGGCGGTCTCGTGGGTGGTGACCGGCTACAACGTCGCGATCGTGCTCGCGGCGGTACCCGTCCTGCTGCTCGTACGCCGGCGCGGTTGGCTGGCGCTCACCGCCCTGGGTCTGGTCGTCTTCCTCCTCGCCTCCCTGGGATGCGCCACGGCGGGCTCGCTCGGGTCACTGACCTGGCTGCGCGTCATCCAGGGAGCCGGCGCGGCACTGCTGCTCGCCGGCTCCCTCCCGCTGCTGGCGAGGCTCGCCGGATCGGACCAGGCGGGCCTCGCGGCCTGGTCGGCGGCGGCCGCGGTCGGGTCCGCGCTCGGCCCCGCCGCGGGTGGGCTGCTGACCGAGGTGTTCAGCTGGCGGGCGATCTTCTTCGTCCAGGCCCCGCTGGCCGCGGCCGCGATCGTGGCACTGCCGCGCGCCGCGCGGGCCAGGCCGCTCCCCGTGCGCGGCGCCACTCCGGACTCACCTGGCCAGCCCTGGCCGGCTGGCTCCGCTGGCCCGGCTGGCTCCGCTGGCCCGGCCGGCCCCGCTGGGCCGTCCGGTCCGCTGGGGTCACCCGGTCCGGCGCGTACCAGCGAAATGCGGCCGTCCCGGCTGATCGCCGCGCACGTGGCGCTGGCGTTGGTGTCGGCGGCGCTGGTCGGCGCGCTGTTCCTCGTGATCCTTCTGATGATCAATGGTTGGGGCGCGACGCCGCTGACCGCCGCCGCCGTGGCGACCGTCCTCCCGCTCGGTACCCTCGCCAGCCGCTACGTCACCGCCGGCCGCCGGCCGCGCACGTTGGCGCTGGCCGGCTGCCTGACCGTCGCCGGCGGGCTGGCCAGCCTGGCGCTGGTCCCCGACAAGGGCTGGGCGACGGCCGCCGCCGCGCTCGCCGTGACCGGCTTCGGGCTGGGGCTCGCGGTCCCCACGCTCACCGAGGCCTCCATCCGTGTCGGCCCGCGCCTGGCGTTCGACGGCACCGTCTCGGTCGTCGCGCGCCATGTCGGTCTCGTGCTCGCGCTTGCCGCGGTCACGCCCCTGCTGGCCTCCTCACTGGGCGCCCGGCTCGACGACGCGGTCGTGGCCGGCACCGAGGCCGGACTGCGTGAACCGGTCCCGCTGGCCAGCAAGGTCTCGCTCGCCCGCACGCTGGGGGAGGCGCTGGGTGACACTCCCGCGGGGGAGCTGCCCGACCTGGACGAGGTGTTCGAGCAGGTCGCGCCCGACGGCAGCCTCGACACCCTCCAGCACACCCTGTCCGGCATCATCACGACGGCGGTCACCGGCGCCTTCCGGAACTCGTTCGCCCTGTGTGCCCTGTGTGCGCTCCTCGCGCTGGTACCGGCGTCGCGGATCGGGCCAGGGCGGTGGTCGGTGCCGGCCCCGCGAGGGCCGACGTCCCGCCCCGCCGGCCCCACTCGCCCCGCCGGCCCTGCTCGCACCGGCGGCCCCGCCGGCAGCGCCCGGCTCGGGCGGGCGACGAGGGCGGTCGCTGTCGTCCTGTCGCCGGTACTGGCGATCGGCCTCGCCGCTTCGACCCTCCGCTCCGGTGGGCGGGGCGGCCTGTCCGTACCCGATCCCTGCACCACCCAGCCGGCCTTCGCGCTCGGCGGCGCCGACGGGTTCGTCCAACAGCTCGCGCTCGACACCCTCGACGGAGCCGCCTGCGAGCTCCGGACGAGTCGGGCGGCGCTGCTGCTGACACTGCTGCCCGAAAGCGGCCAGCCCCGGCTGCCCCTTACGAACGACGAGCTCACACCCGCCGTCCGGCACGGCCTCGACCACGCCGTCGACCGCCGCGCCGACGACGGGGACCTCCCGGGGTGGTCGGCGACGGTGCTACGGCTCGCGATCCGCGTCAGCCCGGTCGGCTGGCTGGTGGACCAGCTGCGCTCGGACTGA
- a CDS encoding maleylpyruvate isomerase family mycothiol-dependent enzyme, which translates to MNTDEVWQAIDTQRIRVADLLEKLTDDEWRTPSLCDGWTVRDVAAHLTMQQTGLGGALRMAARSPGGMKRIIHRSACLRAATPTEQMITEIRGMVGSRKHNAGVTCRETLIDILVHGLDVAIPLDRPLETPADAAAVAADRVWSVVLPFFGYPFFPRKRLRGLRLTASDVDWAVGEGAPVDGPMDAILLLLTGRPAAMPRLSGEGACALRARLPSAQEP; encoded by the coding sequence ATGAACACCGACGAGGTCTGGCAGGCCATCGACACCCAGCGGATACGAGTCGCCGACCTGCTGGAAAAACTGACCGACGACGAATGGCGCACGCCCTCGCTGTGCGACGGCTGGACCGTGCGGGATGTCGCGGCCCACCTGACCATGCAACAGACAGGACTGGGCGGGGCGCTTCGCATGGCGGCCCGGTCGCCGGGCGGGATGAAGCGAATCATCCACCGTTCGGCATGCCTGCGCGCGGCGACGCCGACCGAGCAGATGATCACCGAGATCCGCGGAATGGTCGGCTCGCGGAAGCACAACGCGGGCGTCACCTGTCGGGAAACCCTCATCGACATCCTGGTGCACGGCCTGGACGTTGCTATTCCCCTCGACCGACCCCTCGAGACCCCCGCCGACGCCGCGGCCGTCGCCGCTGACCGGGTCTGGTCCGTCGTCCTCCCGTTCTTCGGCTACCCGTTCTTCCCCAGGAAACGACTAAGGGGGCTGCGGCTCACCGCGTCCGACGTGGACTGGGCCGTTGGCGAGGGCGCGCCCGTCGACGGCCCGATGGACGCGATCCTGCTGCTGCTCACCGGCCGCCCCGCCGCCATGCCACGGCTGTCCGGTGAAGGGGCTTGCGCCCTGCGTGCAAGGCTCCCGTCCGCCCAGGAGCCTTGA
- a CDS encoding TetR/AcrR family transcriptional regulator, whose protein sequence is MAGRRDDLLDAAIDLLGEQGVRALTHRAVDAAAGLTAGSTSNYFRTREALFDAIVERFAARERANWEELAAHLAPRTTTDLARALAVFARDSAGRNRALTLSRYAILVEASRRPELRAQLAATGTRVNTWFTTWLRLVGSTDPDHHVHVVGNYLTGLVLHQLAIPDPDFDPMAHLDALLASLIQTQRERGSRDSDS, encoded by the coding sequence GTGGCTGGCCGACGGGATGACCTTCTCGACGCGGCGATCGACCTGCTCGGGGAGCAGGGAGTTCGCGCGTTGACACACCGGGCTGTGGACGCGGCGGCGGGGCTGACCGCGGGGTCGACGTCCAACTACTTCCGCACCAGGGAGGCGCTGTTCGACGCAATCGTGGAGCGGTTCGCGGCGCGGGAGCGGGCGAACTGGGAGGAGCTGGCCGCGCACCTGGCACCTCGAACGACTACGGACCTGGCCAGGGCCCTGGCCGTGTTCGCCCGCGACAGCGCGGGCCGCAACCGGGCACTGACCCTGTCCCGGTACGCGATCCTCGTCGAGGCCTCCCGCCGGCCCGAGCTACGGGCGCAGCTCGCGGCCACCGGCACCCGGGTGAACACCTGGTTCACCACCTGGCTGCGCCTGGTGGGCTCGACGGACCCCGACCATCACGTCCACGTCGTCGGCAACTACCTGACCGGACTCGTTCTGCACCAGTTGGCGATCCCGGACCCGGATTTCGACCCGATGGCGCACCTCGACGCCCTGCTGGCGTCACTGATCCAGACCCAGCGCGAGCGGGGTTCGCGAGACAGCGACTCCTGA
- a CDS encoding nucleotidyltransferase domain-containing protein yields the protein MSTAVTHTEYGNRDLALAGEILRTVVGSGLHGIAIAGTDDHDEMGIFVEPAHHVLGMAGRFEHYVYRTQPEGARSGPGDIDLVIYSLRKYLRLATQGNPTALLPLYAPTDAIMVMTPLGEELRALAPAVLSQRAVRRFLGYLAGQRARIGGQATPAGRGLAARHGGWARPELVARYGYDVKFASHALRLAFQGREVATHGRLTLPMPDDERERVLRVKRGDVRDVTQVLDEIATVEAEITTLLETGRTPLAPDPDLATISEWSTDAHRRHWAWTSA from the coding sequence ATGTCGACGGCGGTGACGCACACGGAGTATGGAAACCGGGATCTGGCGTTGGCCGGGGAGATCCTGCGGACCGTCGTGGGCTCCGGGTTGCACGGAATCGCGATCGCGGGAACCGACGACCACGACGAGATGGGTATCTTCGTCGAGCCGGCCCATCATGTCCTCGGCATGGCCGGACGGTTCGAGCACTACGTGTACCGGACCCAGCCGGAAGGAGCACGCTCCGGCCCCGGCGATATCGACCTGGTCATTTACTCCCTGCGCAAGTACCTGCGGCTGGCGACCCAGGGCAACCCCACCGCCCTGCTGCCGCTCTACGCGCCGACGGACGCGATCATGGTCATGACGCCGCTCGGCGAGGAACTGCGCGCGCTCGCGCCGGCCGTCCTCTCCCAGCGGGCGGTACGCCGTTTCCTCGGCTACCTCGCCGGCCAACGGGCCCGCATCGGCGGCCAGGCCACGCCTGCCGGCAGGGGCTTGGCCGCGCGGCACGGTGGCTGGGCACGCCCGGAACTGGTGGCCAGGTACGGCTACGACGTCAAGTTCGCGTCGCACGCGCTACGGCTCGCGTTCCAGGGCCGCGAGGTCGCCACCCACGGCCGCCTCACGCTTCCCATGCCCGACGACGAACGCGAACGCGTCCTGCGGGTCAAGCGCGGCGACGTCCGCGACGTCACCCAGGTCCTCGACGAGATCGCCACCGTCGAGGCCGAGATCACCACCCTGCTCGAGACCGGCCGCACCCCGCTCGCCCCTGACCCCGACCTGGCCACGATCAGCGAGTGGTCCACCGACGCCCATCGCCGCCACTGGGCCTGGACCTCCGCCTGA
- a CDS encoding GNAT family N-acetyltransferase gives MPRLNDLGQLVGDPVSWSTARAPRPRVFTGRSVRLSPLSASEHARQVVERLSPHPQLWTYQGDDAPADAEEAARGITAFAERADMCAFAIIDLASGMFQGRVALLRGQPAVGSIEVGGIIYAPALQRTRSATEVQYLLMRHVFEDLGYRRYEWKCDSLNQPSRVAAARLGFVEEGTWRNALVVKGRNRDTTWFSMTDGEWPFARKALEAWLADDNFDAAGRQRRSLADLRARLGDVAT, from the coding sequence ATGCCACGGCTGAACGACCTGGGGCAACTGGTGGGAGATCCGGTCAGCTGGTCGACCGCCCGAGCGCCGCGGCCGCGGGTGTTCACGGGGCGCTCGGTGCGGCTGAGCCCGTTGTCGGCCTCGGAGCACGCGCGGCAGGTGGTCGAGCGGCTGAGCCCGCATCCACAGCTGTGGACCTATCAGGGCGACGACGCGCCAGCCGATGCCGAGGAGGCGGCGCGGGGGATCACCGCCTTCGCCGAACGGGCGGACATGTGCGCGTTCGCGATCATCGACCTGGCCAGCGGAATGTTCCAGGGCCGGGTGGCTCTGCTGCGCGGTCAGCCGGCCGTCGGGTCGATCGAGGTCGGCGGGATCATCTACGCGCCGGCCCTTCAGCGGACCCGCTCCGCGACCGAGGTGCAGTACCTGCTCATGCGGCACGTCTTCGAGGACCTCGGCTACCGCCGCTACGAGTGGAAGTGCGACAGCCTCAACCAGCCCTCCCGGGTGGCCGCGGCCCGGCTGGGGTTCGTCGAGGAAGGCACCTGGCGCAACGCCCTGGTCGTCAAGGGACGCAACCGGGACACGACCTGGTTCTCGATGACCGACGGCGAGTGGCCCTTCGCCCGCAAGGCCCTCGAAGCCTGGCTCGCGGACGACAACTTCGACGCCGCCGGACGCCAACGACGCTCCCTCGCCGACCTCCGGGCCCGCCTCGGCGACGTCGCGACGTGA
- a CDS encoding ArsR/SmtB family transcription factor, whose translation MSVVIVLDGAGPDRFSVAVSPLAELAASLHVLTEHAHHAKHAGWATAVVGTAPPEFRAGLRRFAPLWTALRWRAFYPGLGGPVSGGPVSGGPGTGGPGLGMPLAGLSLDRFAELTAYTCASGYGGFDFGRVLRDTGQAAVLRQTAAALPEPHLALAEDLLRAPELLRADVLGFLDLSRRVFFGDLWAETAPTLTRAAHRVRRLLADRGPAVALVSLSPSSARLTRPSAPGADGPTRVVFDKVHQAVISPARTPVLLIPTRYGAPHLLVKNEPGLPPVVHFPVDAPAVGVTLARARLLALTDPSRVRLCRLIARQAMTNADLADRLGMTRPQVSRHLRVLRDLGLAQVERSGRYVHYRLDLAVVERIGGDLATALQY comes from the coding sequence ATGTCGGTCGTGATCGTCCTGGACGGGGCCGGTCCCGATCGGTTCTCCGTCGCCGTGTCGCCGCTGGCGGAGCTGGCCGCCAGCCTGCATGTGCTCACCGAGCACGCACACCATGCCAAACACGCGGGCTGGGCCACGGCTGTCGTCGGTACCGCCCCACCCGAGTTCCGGGCAGGGCTGCGTCGGTTCGCGCCGCTGTGGACGGCCCTGCGATGGCGGGCGTTCTACCCAGGGCTCGGCGGCCCGGTCTCCGGCGGCCCGGTCTCCGGCGGGCCAGGCACCGGCGGGCCAGGCCTGGGCATGCCGCTCGCCGGGCTGTCGCTGGACCGGTTCGCCGAGCTGACCGCCTACACCTGCGCCAGCGGATACGGCGGCTTCGACTTCGGCCGCGTGCTGCGCGACACCGGTCAGGCCGCCGTCCTGCGCCAGACCGCCGCCGCGCTGCCGGAGCCCCACCTGGCGCTCGCCGAGGACCTGCTGCGTGCCCCCGAGCTGCTGCGCGCCGACGTCCTCGGCTTTCTCGACCTGTCTCGCCGCGTCTTCTTCGGCGACCTGTGGGCCGAGACCGCGCCCACCCTCACCCGCGCCGCGCACCGGGTACGCCGCCTGCTCGCCGACAGGGGCCCGGCGGTGGCGCTGGTCTCGCTCAGCCCGTCCAGCGCCCGCCTGACGCGTCCCTCGGCGCCGGGCGCCGACGGCCCCACGCGGGTCGTCTTCGACAAGGTGCACCAGGCGGTGATCAGCCCGGCGCGCACGCCGGTCCTGCTCATCCCGACCCGGTACGGCGCGCCGCACCTGCTGGTGAAGAACGAGCCTGGGCTGCCGCCCGTCGTGCACTTCCCGGTCGACGCCCCGGCGGTGGGCGTCACCCTGGCGCGCGCCCGCCTGCTCGCGCTCACCGACCCGAGCCGGGTACGGCTGTGCCGGCTGATCGCCCGCCAGGCGATGACCAACGCCGACCTGGCGGACCGGCTGGGGATGACCCGCCCGCAGGTCTCCCGGCATCTGCGCGTCCTGCGCGACCTGGGGCTGGCGCAGGTGGAACGCAGCGGCCGCTATGTGCACTACCGACTCGACCTCGCGGTGGTCGAACGGATCGGCGGCGACCTGGCCACGGCCCTGCAGTACTGA
- a CDS encoding M20 family metallopeptidase encodes MSLVPATPAKDTRPSLDSLTAALAALRPRMDEVSLSIHAHPELKFAELHAQRTLTAWLAEAGFTVLAPAGGLETAFVAVHQGGRPGPRIAVLAEYDALPEVGHGCGHNLIAAGGVAAAIAAVRVLPDHPGTIAVIGTPGEEMGGAGKVRLAEAGVFDEVDAAVMFHPGDRSLTTRPGLAAAHLRVVFTGESAHAAVSPWLGRSALAGVQVFLTAIDAMRQFTAPTARIHGIVADGGQAPNVVPARAAVDLYVRDRTAASALDLVARVRTAAEGAALATGTRAQVAETGPLYAERRDNLVLAERFGEAVRALGVPIAAGEPDSPAGSSDIGNLGQLLPVIHPYIQIAEPGTPGHSEAMRAAARTSFAHDRTQVAATGLARVVTDLLTDPELLAGARAEFATGGVAS; translated from the coding sequence ATGTCCCTCGTCCCAGCCACGCCCGCCAAGGACACCAGGCCATCGCTCGACAGCCTGACCGCGGCGCTCGCGGCGCTGCGGCCCCGGATGGACGAGGTGAGCCTCTCGATCCATGCCCACCCTGAGCTGAAGTTCGCCGAGCTCCATGCTCAGCGGACGCTGACCGCCTGGCTCGCGGAGGCGGGCTTCACGGTGCTGGCGCCGGCGGGCGGCCTGGAGACGGCGTTCGTGGCCGTGCACCAGGGAGGCCGCCCTGGCCCGCGGATCGCCGTGCTCGCCGAGTACGACGCCCTGCCCGAGGTCGGGCACGGCTGCGGCCACAATCTCATCGCCGCCGGGGGAGTGGCCGCGGCGATCGCCGCCGTGCGCGTGCTGCCCGACCACCCGGGCACGATCGCCGTCATCGGCACCCCCGGCGAGGAGATGGGCGGCGCGGGCAAGGTCCGACTGGCCGAGGCCGGCGTGTTCGACGAGGTGGACGCGGCGGTGATGTTCCATCCGGGTGACCGGTCGCTGACCACCCGGCCGGGGCTCGCGGCGGCGCACCTGCGCGTCGTCTTCACCGGGGAAAGCGCGCACGCCGCGGTATCCCCGTGGCTGGGCCGCAGCGCGCTCGCCGGAGTCCAGGTGTTCCTCACCGCGATCGACGCGATGCGTCAGTTCACGGCGCCGACCGCCCGGATCCACGGCATCGTCGCCGACGGCGGGCAGGCACCGAACGTGGTCCCGGCGCGCGCCGCCGTCGATCTTTACGTACGGGACCGGACGGCGGCCTCGGCACTCGACCTGGTCGCGCGGGTCCGCACGGCGGCCGAGGGCGCGGCGCTCGCCACCGGGACACGGGCGCAGGTCGCCGAGACCGGCCCGCTGTACGCGGAGCGCCGCGACAACCTGGTGCTCGCCGAGCGCTTCGGCGAGGCGGTGCGGGCGCTCGGCGTGCCCATCGCCGCCGGCGAACCGGACAGCCCGGCCGGCTCCTCCGACATCGGCAACCTCGGCCAGCTGCTGCCGGTCATCCACCCCTACATCCAGATCGCCGAGCCCGGGACGCCGGGCCATTCCGAGGCGATGCGGGCGGCGGCGCGGACCTCCTTCGCCCACGACCGCACCCAGGTCGCCGCGACCGGGCTGGCGAGAGTGGTCACGGACCTGCTCACCGACCCCGAGCTGCTCGCCGGCGCGCGCGCCGAGTTCGCCACTGGTGGGGTGGCGAGCTGA